The segment AAAGAGGACAGTTGAAAAGTGAAGTTCTGCGCCATTAGAAGGAGCAGAACCAATGAAACGGAGTCGATTCAGCGAGGAGCAAATTATCGGGATCTTGCGAGAGGTCCAAGGAGGGGGCAACACGCGCGCGGTCTGCGCGGCCCACAACATCAGCGAAGGCACCTACTATGCTTGGAAGCGCAAGTATGGCGGTATGGATGTGAGTGAGGCGCGGCGTTTGCGGGCGTTGGAGGATGAACCGAGCGAAGCGAGATAGCCTGCCGCAGGCAGCCCGAAGGGCGAGGCGAAGCCGAGGCAAAACGCGCGACTCAAGCGCATCATCGCCGACCTCAGCGTGCAGAACCACATCCTGAAAGAAGTTAACGCAAAAAAATGGTAAGCCCGTCTGCAAAAAGGCGGGCTGCCCAAAGGAGTGTGGAGAACGGCGCAGGGAGCAAATCGGCGGCTTGCCGTGCGTTGGGTCTGGCCAGATCCGGGCTGTATCGCCAAGCAAAGGCGAGCGTGGAGAGCCGGCGCATCCGCAAGGAGGTGCTGGAACTCAGCGCCAAACATCCTCGCTACGGTTATCGGCGCATCACGGCGCTGTTGCGTCGTGAGGGCTTCGAGGTCAACCCGAAGCGGGTGGCGCGCATCCGGCGAGAGGAAGGCATCAAGGTGAGCAAGAAGCAGCGACGCATGAGGCGCGTGGGAACATCGACCGCGCAGCGGACCCGGGCCGAGAGGCCTCGGCAGGTCTGGAGTTGGGACTTTGTCGAAGACCAGACCGAGAACGGCAGCCGGTTCCGGATTTTGACGATCCTCGACGAGTATACGCGCCAATGTGTGGCGATGCATGCAGCGTGGTCGATCCGGGCTGTGGACGTCATCACCGTCTTGGAAGCAGCTATTGCCCGCTACGGAGCGCCAGAGCATCTGCGCAGCGACAACGGGCCGGAGTTCATTGCCTGCGCAATCCAAGACTGGCTTGGGGAAGCTTCCATCAAGACGATCTACATCACCCCGGGGAGCCCGTGGGAACCGAGCGAAGCGAGATAGCCTGCCGCAGGCAGCCCGAAGGGCGAGGCGAAGCCGAGGCAAAACGGCTACATCGAAAGCTTCCACGACAAGCTGCGCGACGAGTGCCTGAACCGAGAACTCTTCGGCAGCCTGCTTGAGGCACGCGTCATCCTCGAAACTTGGAGGATCGAATACAACGAGTCACGTCCGCACAGCTCCCTGCGCTATTTGACGCCAGTGGAGTTCGTGCGGCGTAGCAACTCTGGACTCCGGTCGCCCTCCGGGCTCCCTACGTCCAGAGTTGCTATCAACACCAAAACCAAGCACAACCAACAACGGCAGAACTTCAGATCTGAGCTGTCCCACTTACGGGGTCAGGCCAATTGAAAATAAGTGGCTACTGAGCGGCCGCTGCGGACGGCGCTACAATTTGCAGGCCTTATCGATGGTCGTCAGTTCGTCGGGAGAGAAGGATGTGTTCTTCATTGCCCCAAGGTTGTCTTCAATCTGGCTCCAACGACTGGCACCGATGAGGACGGACGTGACGAAGGACTTCGCCAGCAACCATGCGATGGACATCTGGGCGAGGGATTGTCCGCGTTTTGCCGCGATGTCCGTTAACGCGCTCACTCGTCGCAGTTTCTCCTCGGTGACATGCTCCGGACGCAGAAAGCCGTCGGGTTTGCCCGCACGCGAATCCGGCGCGATGCCGTTGTTGTAACGTCCAGCCAGCAAACCTTGGGCGAGGGGACTGAACGGGATGCAGCCAATCCCGTCGCTCCGCAAAACTTCTGACAGTCCGTCTTCCACCCAGCGGTCGAAGAGATTGAAGACAGGTTGGTGGATGAGGAGCGGCACACCCTCGGCACGCAGGATATCGGCGGCGCGGCGTGTGATGTCCGCATAATAGCTCGAGATACCGACGTAAAGAGCCTTACCTGATTTCACGGCGGTCACGAGTGCGCCCATGGTTTCTTCCAACGGTGTTTCGGGATCGGGGCGGTGGCTGTAAAAGATGTCCACGTAATCGAGTCCCATGCGTTGGAGACTTTGATCGAGGCTGGCTAGCAGATATTTCCGCGAGCCCCACTCGCCGTAAGGTCCGGGCCACATGTAATAGCCGGCTTTGGTCGATATGATGAGTTCATCCCGATGGGCGGCGAGATCTTCGCGAAGGATGCGTCCGAACGTTTGCTCCGCGCTGCCGGGTGGCGGACCGTAATTGTTTGCCAGATCGAAGTGCGTGACGCCGGCATCGAAGGATCGCAGCACCATCTCACGGGCGTTGGAATAATCATCATTCGCCCCAAAGTTGTGCCAAAGCCCCAGCGAAAGCGCGGGCAGTTTCAATCCGCTGCGTCCGCATCGGCGATACTCCATGGTTTCATAACCGACGGGGGAGGACATGGCTATTGCTCTCCAGATTTTTTTCTGTGGCGAATTTCCTCCAGTTCGGCGGCGACCTCGAGGTCCTTGGCGCGCCCGGTCGATCGCTTGAGATGCAGCAATTTGTCAAGCGTGACCACGCGGCAGGAGTGACCGAAAACAATGCGCTCCTCGGTATCGGGAAGAAGTTCCTCGTAGGTCCGTCCTCCCGGAATTTCTCCGAACAGATCGAGATCGCCGAGCGCGGTGGTGAGCGTGAAATTCAACCCGAAAGCAACCGTCTTCGGGTCGAGGATGAAAGGAAGTCCGGCAGGAGCGCCTCGCAGTCTTGGGGAGTGTTGAGTAAGAGCTTCGCAAAGCCGCGCGATGTTTCCGGGACTACGGCGGTAAACGACGTCCACGTCATAGGTGGCCCTGGACGAAGAGTGCGCTACTGCCGCGAGTCCGCCGATAAGGATGAACTCGACGCCGGCCGCGGAGAGCGCCGGGATCAGTTGCTCGAAACGGGTCATTCTGCAGCAGGCACGGGGGGTTGGCTCGAACGGAGGGCCTCGACCAAGCGCATGAAGCTGGCGAATTTCTCCATCCTTTCCGGCACGGCCAGCTTCAGGTTTTCCTCGATCAAGCTGACATCGATACCTGAGCGGTAAAAGTCCAGCATGGCCGGCCAACTGCCGCGCCCTTCGACGCTTTCGTCGGTTTGTTGGCGAATATTCATGCCAACGCAATTATGAGGCTGAACTGCAAATGTGGCAATGATCGGACGGCGCTAATCTGATGCCGTTGCTTGAAGCATGTCCGCAGCAAGAATGCCGTTCCTTGCGGAACGGCATTCTTGTGTTTGTTTGATCTGTAAACTGGCAACTGAACACTGCCTACTCATGTGGTCGCCGACGGCGACCACGTGTCAGTAGCGGTAGTGCTCGGGCTTGTAGGGACCTTCGACAGCAACGCCGAGGTATTCCGACTGCTCCTTGGTGAGCTTTGTCAGTTTGACGCCGATCTTCTCGAGGTGCAGGCGCGCGACTTCCTCGTCGAGCTTTTTCGGAAGGACATAGACGGCGGGTTTGTAGATGTCCTTGTTCTTCCACAGATCGAGCGCAGCCAGTGTCTGGTTGCTGAAGCTGTTGCTCATGACGAAGCTCGGGTGGCCGGTGGCACAGCCGAGGTTGACGAGGCGTCCTTCGGCGAGGAGGAATACTTCCTTGCCGTTCGGGAAGACGTATTTATCGAGCTGCGGCTTGATGTTGACCTTCTTCACGCCGGGCAGGCTGTTCAGTTTGTCCACCTGGATCTCATTGTCGAAGTGGCCGATGTTCGCGATGACCGCCTGGTCCTTCATCTTGGAGATGTGGTCGGCGGTGATGACGTCCTTGTTGCCGGTCGTCGTGATGTAGATGTCGCCGCGGCCGAGGGTGTCCTCGAGCGTGGTGACTTCGAAGCCTTCCATCGCGGCCTGCAGGGCGTTGATCGGGTCGATCTCGGTGACAATGACGCGCGCGCCTTGTCCGCGCAGCGACTGGGCCGAACCCTTGCCGACGTCGCCGTATCCGCAGACCACGGCGACCTTGCCGGAGATCATCACGTCGAGCGCGCGGTTGAGTCCGTCCACCAGTGAATGGCGGCACCCGTAGAGGTTGTCGAACTTCGACTTGGTCACCGAGTCGTTGACGTTGAACGCGGGGACAAGAAGTTTTCCGACTTCCTGGAGCTTGTAGAGCCGGTGGACGCCGGTCGTGGTTTCCTCGGAGACGCCTTTCCATTCCTTGACCAATTCGTGGAACACAAAAGGGTTTTCGGCGTGGATGCTCTTGAGCAGGTCTTTTATAACTTTCTCTTCGTGGCTCCCGCTGGGCGAATTCACCCAATCGTCGCCTTCCTCCATTTCGTAGCCTTTATGGAGCAGCAGCGTGACATCGCCGCCGTCATCGACGACGAGCTGCGGGCCTTTGCCCTCGGGATTGACGATGGCTTTCCAAGTGCAGTCCCAATACTCCTCGAGCGTCTCGCCTTTCCATGCGAAGACGGGAATGCCGGCGGCGGCGATGGCCGCGGCCGCTTGGTCCTGCGTGGAGAAAATGTTGCAGCTGGCCCAGCGGACGTCAGCGCCGAGTTCGACGAGCGTCTCGATGAGCACGGCCGTCTGGATGGTCATGTGCAGCGAGCCGGTCACGCGCACGCCCTTCAGCGGTTTTTCCTTCGCGTATTTCTCGCGAATGGCCATCAAGCCGGGCATTTCCTTCTCGGCGATTTCGATTTCTTTGCGGCCCCATTCGGCGAGGCTGAGGTCGGCGACTTTGAAGTCGTTGGTGACTTTGGTCTGTTTGATTGCGGCAGTGCTCATAGTTTTTGAGTCTTCGAGGGTTTAAGGACGGGTGTTGGTGTTGATTCGGGCGGAATTATTTCAAACCCGCTTTCCGGCGGAGTTCTTTGGCTTTCGACGTGTCTTCCCACGGTGCCCATTTGAGGCCGGACTTGTGTCCGAAGTGACCGTAGTTGGTCGTCTTGCTGTAGATGGGGCGCAGGAGGTTGAGTTGCTTGACGATGTCGGCGGGTTTGAAGCTGAAGGTGCTCAGCACCGCACGCTGGAGTTTGCGCTCGCTGACTTTGTTCGTGCCGAAGGTCTCGATCGTCACGGAAACCGGCTTCGGATAGCCGATGGCGTAGGCGAACTGGATTTCGGCGCGGTCAGCGAGGCCGGCGGCCACGATGTTCTTCGCCACCCAGCGGGCCATGTAGGCCGCGCTGCGATCCACCTTGCTCGGGTCCTTGCCGCTGAACGCGCCGCCGCCGTGACGACCCATGCCGCCGTAGCTGTCCACGATGATCTTGCGTCCGGTGAGTCCGGCGTCGCCCTGCGGTCCGCCGATGACGAACTTGCCCGTCGGATTGACCAGATACTCGGTATTTTTGGTGAGCATCTTGGCGGGAAGGACCTTTTTGATCAGCTCGTTGATGATGAATTTTTCAATCGTCGCGTGGGAAACGTTCGCCGCGTGCTGCGTCGAAACGACGACGGCAGTGATCTCCTTCGGCTTGCCGTTGACGTAGCGGACGGAAACTTGGGTCTTGGCGTCCGGACGAAGCCACGGAGCTTTGCCGCTCTTGCGGATCTTGGTAAGGGCGCGGCCCAAGCGGTGCGCGAACATGATCGGCGCGGGCATGAGTTCGGGCGTCTCGTCGCAGGCGAATCCGAACATCAACCCTTGGTCGCCGGCTCCCTGCTCGGAGGTCTTTTTGCCTTTGG is part of the Chthoniobacterales bacterium genome and harbors:
- a CDS encoding adenosylhomocysteinase, whose product is MSTAAIKQTKVTNDFKVADLSLAEWGRKEIEIAEKEMPGLMAIREKYAKEKPLKGVRVTGSLHMTIQTAVLIETLVELGADVRWASCNIFSTQDQAAAAIAAAGIPVFAWKGETLEEYWDCTWKAIVNPEGKGPQLVVDDGGDVTLLLHKGYEMEEGDDWVNSPSGSHEEKVIKDLLKSIHAENPFVFHELVKEWKGVSEETTTGVHRLYKLQEVGKLLVPAFNVNDSVTKSKFDNLYGCRHSLVDGLNRALDVMISGKVAVVCGYGDVGKGSAQSLRGQGARVIVTEIDPINALQAAMEGFEVTTLEDTLGRGDIYITTTGNKDVITADHISKMKDQAVIANIGHFDNEIQVDKLNSLPGVKKVNIKPQLDKYVFPNGKEVFLLAEGRLVNLGCATGHPSFVMSNSFSNQTLAALDLWKNKDIYKPAVYVLPKKLDEEVARLHLEKIGVKLTKLTKEQSEYLGVAVEGPYKPEHYRY
- a CDS encoding transposase, translated to MESFHDKLRDECLNRELFGSLLEARVILETWRIEYNESRPHSSLRYLTPVEFVRRSNSGLRSPSGLPTSRVAINTKTKHNQQRQNFRSELSHLRGQAN
- a CDS encoding IS3 family transposase yields the protein MVSPSAKRRAAQRSVENGAGSKSAACRALGLARSGLYRQAKASVESRRIRKEVLELSAKHPRYGYRRITALLRREGFEVNPKRVARIRREEGIKVSKKQRRMRRVGTSTAQRTRAERPRQVWSWDFVEDQTENGSRFRILTILDEYTRQCVAMHAAWSIRAVDVITVLEAAIARYGAPEHLRSDNGPEFIACAIQDWLGEASIKTIYITPGSPWEPSEAR
- a CDS encoding methionine adenosyltransferase, whose protein sequence is MTSDYIFSSESVGEGHPDKVCDTISDAVLDACLGQDKKSRVACETLVKSNMVVLAGEITTNANLDFEKIVRNAIREIGYVNDDDVFHADKVIITKAITQQSQDIAQGVDAKKAKGKKTSEQGAGDQGLMFGFACDETPELMPAPIMFAHRLGRALTKIRKSGKAPWLRPDAKTQVSVRYVNGKPKEITAVVVSTQHAANVSHATIEKFIINELIKKVLPAKMLTKNTEYLVNPTGKFVIGGPQGDAGLTGRKIIVDSYGGMGRHGGGAFSGKDPSKVDRSAAYMARWVAKNIVAAGLADRAEIQFAYAIGYPKPVSVTIETFGTNKVSERKLQRAVLSTFSFKPADIVKQLNLLRPIYSKTTNYGHFGHKSGLKWAPWEDTSKAKELRRKAGLK
- the mgrA gene encoding L-glyceraldehyde 3-phosphate reductase, which codes for MAMSSPVGYETMEYRRCGRSGLKLPALSLGLWHNFGANDDYSNAREMVLRSFDAGVTHFDLANNYGPPPGSAEQTFGRILREDLAAHRDELIISTKAGYYMWPGPYGEWGSRKYLLASLDQSLQRMGLDYVDIFYSHRPDPETPLEETMGALVTAVKSGKALYVGISSYYADITRRAADILRAEGVPLLIHQPVFNLFDRWVEDGLSEVLRSDGIGCIPFSPLAQGLLAGRYNNGIAPDSRAGKPDGFLRPEHVTEEKLRRVSALTDIAAKRGQSLAQMSIAWLLAKSFVTSVLIGASRWSQIEDNLGAMKNTSFSPDELTTIDKACKL
- a CDS encoding transposase, giving the protein MKRSRFSEEQIIGILREVQGGGNTRAVCAAHNISEGTYYAWKRKYGGMDVSEARRLRALEDEPSEAR